A single region of the Falco cherrug isolate bFalChe1 unplaced genomic scaffold, bFalChe1.pri scaffold_41, whole genome shotgun sequence genome encodes:
- the LOC129735162 gene encoding epoxide hydrolase 1-like: MWQEMLPNASDGILSRIRSFECSQRNAVLVPVAALSVGGMLVYWLRSRHKIKTIEMGNGWWGSDERPLKGKEDESICPFKIETSDKELEDLHRRLEQARYTPQLEGAAFRYGFNSIYLQKVVAFWRNQFDWRKQVEILNKYPHFRTTIEGIDIHFIHVKPSYVPHGRAVQPLLMVHGWPGSFYEFYKTIALLTEPAEHGLNEGDMVFEVICPSIPGYGFSEAPHQKGFDSKATARKFHKLMNRLGSKEYYLQGEDWGSLITTNMAQMLPQ; the protein is encoded by the exons ATGTGGCAGGAGATGCTTCCAAACGCCTC GGATGGCATCTTGTCCCGGATCAG GTCATTTGAATGTTCTCAGAGGAATGCAGTCCTGGTCCCTGTGGCCGCTCTGAGCGTTGGAGGGATGCTGGTTTACTGGCTGAGGTCTAGACACAAGATCAAGACTATTGAAATGGGCAATGGATGGTGGGGCTCAGATGAAAGACCtctaaaagggaaagaagatgaAAGTATCTGTCCCTTCAAGATTGAAACATCTGACAAAGAACTTGAG GACCTGCATCGCCGCCTGGAGCAGGCCCGCTACACACCGCAGCTGGAAGGGGCTGCCTTCCGCTACGGCTTCAACTCCATCTACCTGCAGAAGGTGGTGGCCTTCTGGAGGAACCAGTTTGACTGGCGCAAGCAAGTGGAAATCCTGAACAAATATCCCCATTTCCGAACCACCATTGAAG GGATTGATATCCATTTTATCCACGTGAAGCCCTCCTATGTCCCTCACGGTCGAGCTGTTCAACCTCTGCTGATGGTCCACGGCTGGCCTGGCTCCTTCTACGAGTTCTACAAGACTATCGCTCTACTCACAGAGCCAGCTGAGCATGGCCTGAATGAGGGTGACATGGTGTTTGAGGTCATCTGCCCATCCATCCCAGGATATGGCTTCTCTGAGGCACCACACCAGAAAG GCTTTGACAGCAAAGCAACTGCTCGGAAATTTCATAAGCTGATGAATAGATTGGGCTCCAAAGAATACTACCTACAGGGAGAAGACTGGGGATCTCTTATTACCACAAACATGGCCCAGATGCTGCCACAGTGA